The following are encoded in a window of Gasterosteus aculeatus chromosome 5, fGasAcu3.hap1.1, whole genome shotgun sequence genomic DNA:
- the LOC120819068 gene encoding ataxin-2-like protein isoform X3: MLKQQPGSGGRKASNGTSGPVGMSPPVSGINSGNRAPAGRNRTSVKPTFQSPPVFEGVYNNARMLHFLTAVVGSTCDIRVKNGSVFEGIFKTLSSRCELAVDAVHRRSEEESSTSLLPRREDITDTMIFNPSDIVTMICKDVDLNFATKDTFTDTAISSTRVNGEHKEKVLQRWEGGDSNGESYDLENDASNGWDANEMFRFNEVKYGVTSTYDASLSMYTVPLEKGNTDTFRQREARAARLANEIEASPQYRHRVGLENDEGKSEEDKYSAVVRDGNDRERGRESPRDREQRERGRDSPGANTRDGKYIPLPQRQREMNRERAERGPGGPPPHNRLSGGYRSNPASSSSSSPRAPLPSAAGPQSGASPSERNSPLSGRGGAYPPHHPQGSPSPNSGPAGPYAPAPQGGPAASASAAPSPSSPPAPHGHGVPHSHSLSDTGRPVNGVSMRTSPKAQRPPQSGRTVRTSNSHAQSTAARSPKSGSSQDTPYLDTSSVSMPPMKTSGPAPLFPVDVNEILGAAAKERAAESLNSTEDGKNTKAPSVQQRSQIEELRKFGKEFRLQPSGGSGSSPSSPAAATPPAVCDVATPGGAQPSPSDAHPASEPKTQTPTHSPSQHPPQPSPGAAVDAATTPGATTSASPTPASDRHSPANPRPARTPGSEEARSELPERTEGVPDQVKKSTLNPNAKEFNPIKPLMPMAKPNTAPTPPRPTPPSPVVLQHPGGQGQLYNAPYLSYIHSVQPPQMYQYTMSAVSQGKFPRTKGPVVAQRSDHGSAGQPMLQAAASATGAQMVASPYPQSYLQYNPQQYSQQQVIQAMAPYPGQPMYSMLQGGARMISQGGGPHPQAMGPPGGPQFSTQGDGSQGPQQGIYAPQSFAHHAGQVHQPQPSSTPTGNQQPPQHAAPSPGQNAQSGPQPQSMYHSGPLSAPTPPNMPQGHTSPQGSFPIQGYSIHSHQGIPQTYPLGQITQAHVQGAMQGPHHSGSHGQPQLVMLQPPPQQGPGSVPQHPQHGPQQGAHQHFYIGHPQGMNPNIPAACWMLAQTERDS; encoded by the exons GAATCGGACTTCTGTAAAGCCAACATTCCAGTCCCCTCCT GTGTTCGAGGGTGTGTACAACAATGCCAGAATGCTTCACTTCCTCACCGCTGTTGTC GGTTCCACCTGTGACATAAGAGTGAAGAACGGCAGTGTATTTGAAGGCATATTCAAGACACTCAGTTCTCGG TGCGAGTTGGCTGTGGACGCTGTGCACAGACGCAGCGAAGAGGAGAGCTCAACATCACTTCTGCCACGGAGAGAGGATATCACTGACACCATGATCTTCAACCCCTCAGACATTGTGACTATGATCTGCAAAGATGTTGACCTCAACTTTGCTACCAAAg aCACCTTCACGGACACAGCCATCAGCTCCACTCGCGTCAATGGTGAACACAAGGAGAAGGTTTTGCAGAGATGGGAGGGAGGAGACAGCAATGGAGAGAGTTACGATCTGGAAAACGATGCA TCCAATGGCTGGGATGCCAATGAGATGTTCCGTTTCAATGAAGTCAAATATGGAGTCACGTCAACATATGATGCCAGCCTTTCCATGTATAC TGTGCCACTGGAGAAGGGCAACACCGACACGTTTCGTCAGAGGGAGGCGCGCGCCGCTCGCCTGGCCAACGAGATCGAGGCCAGCCCCCAGTATCGCCATCGCGTCGGCCTTGAAAATGATGAGGGCAAAAGCGAGGAGGACAAATACAGTGCCGTGGTGCGCGACGGCAACGACCGCGAGAGGGGTCGGGAGAGCCCCCGCGACCGAGAGCAGCGCGAAAGGGGCCGAGACAGCCCCGGGGCCAACaccag GGATGGCAAATACATTCCATTACCTCAGCGACAGAGAGAGATGAACCGGGAGCGAGCCGAGCGAGGTCCCGGCGGGCCCCCGCCCCACAACCGTCTAAGCGGGGGTTATCGGTCCAACCCtgcgtcgtcctcctcctcctcccccagagCCCCACTGCCCTCCGCTGCTGGACCGCAGTCCGGCGCCTCCCCGTCAGAGAGAAACAGCCCCCTGTCGGGCCGAGGTGGAGCCTACCCGCCCCACCACCCCCAGGGGAGCCCGAGCCCCAACTCCGGCCCCGCCGGCCCGTACGCGCCGGCCCCTCAAGGAGGACCAGCGGCCTCGGCTTCCGCCGCTCCGTCGCCATCCAGCCCCCCTGCTCCCCACGGACACGGGGTCCCTCATTCCCACTCGCTGTCTGACACCGGGCGGCCCGTCAATGGAG tCTCTATGAGAACTTCTCCTAAAGCCCAAAGACCTCCACAGTCGGGCAGAACAGTCCGTACTTCGAACTCTCATGCTCAGTCCACAG CTGCTCGTTCTCCTAAATCAGGTTCTTCCCAGGACACGCCTTATTTGGACACCTCGTCCGTCTCTATGCCTCCCATGAAGACGTCTGGCCCCGCCCCTCTCTTCCCTGTCGATG TGAATGAGATTCTTGGTGCAGCTGCAAAGGAACGCGCCGCAGAGAGTCTGAACAGCACCGAGGACGGCAAGAACACTAAAG ccCCCTCTGTTCAGCAAAGGTCGCAGATTGAGGAGCTGCGTAAATTTGGCAAGGAATTCAGG CTCCAGCCGAGTGGAGGCAGCGGCAGTTCGCCCAGCTCCCCGGCGGCAGCGACTCCGCCTGCCGTCTGTGACGTCGCTACACCCGGCGGCGCCCAGCCCTCGCCATCGGACGCCCACCCCGCCTCGGAGCCCAAAACCCAGACTCCGACTCACAGTCCTTCCCAGCACCCACCTCAACCTTCCCCGGGCGCCGCCGTGGACGCCGCAACGACACCCGGCGCCACGACAAGCGCCAGCCCGACACCCGCTTCAGACAGGCACTCGCCAGCCAACCCGCGGCCAGCCAGGACCCCGGGCAGCGAGGAGGCCAGGTCCGAGTTACCGGAGCGGACGGAGGGCGTGCCGGA CCAAGTGAAGAAATCGACCTTAAACCCCAACGCTAAAGAGTTCAACCCCATTAAACCTCTAATGCCGATG GCGAAGCCCAACACTGCGCCAACCCCCCCTCGGCCAACTCCTCCCAGCCCGGTGGTCCTTCAGCACCCAGGCGGACAGGGACAACTGTACAACGCCCCCTACCTCTCCTACATCCACTCTGTGCAG CCCCCACAAATGTACCAGTACACCATGTCTGCTGTCAGCCAGGGAAAATTCCCCAGGACCAAAG gaccCGTCGTGGCGCAGCGCTCTGATCACGGCTCTGCAGGACAGCCCAtgctgcaggctgcagcgtcAGCGACTGGGGCCCAGATGGTAGCGTCGCCCTACCCTCAGTCCTACCTTCAGTACAACCCACAGCAGTACAGCCAGCAGCAGGTCATCCAGGCCATGGCGCCGTACCCCGGACAG CCGATGTACTCCATGCTGCAAGGTGGAGCGAGGATGATCAGTCAAGGTGGGGGTCCCCACCCGCAAGCCATGGGTCCACCCGGAGGCCCCCAGTTCTCTACGCAGGGAGACGGATCTCAGGGACCGCAGCAGGGAATCTACG CTCCACAGTCCTTCGCCCACCACGCGGGACAAGTCCATCAGCCGCAGCCCTCCAGCACCCCGACAGGCAACCAGCAGCCTCCCCAGCACGCTGCGCCTAGTCCTGGTCAG aaTGCCCAGTCAGGCCCACAGCCCCAGTCCATGTACCACTCCGGTCCCCTTTCAGCACCTACCCCACCCAACATGCCGCAGGGCCACACGTCTCCACAAGGCTCTTTCCCCATTCAGGGCTACAGCATCCACAGCCACCAGGGAATCCCACAGACGTACCCCCTCGGACAGATAACGCAG gcccacGTACAGGGAGCCATGCAGGGCCCCCACCACTCGGGGAGCCACGGTCAGCCCCAGTTGGTGATGTTGCAGCCGCCTCCTCAGCAGGGCCCCGGCTCGGTGCCCCAGCATCCCCAGCATGGGCCGCAGCAAGGAGCGCACCAACACTTCTACATCGGACACCCGCAAG GAATGAACCCCAACATCCCGGCCGCCTGCTGGATGTTGGCCCAGACTGAACGCGACTCGTGA
- the LOC120819068 gene encoding ataxin-2-like protein isoform X5 — MLKQQPGSGGRKASNGTSGPVGMSPPVSGINSGNRAPAGRNRTSVKPTFQSPPVFEGVYNNARMLHFLTAVVGSTCDIRVKNGSVFEGIFKTLSSRCELAVDAVHRRSEEESSTSLLPRREDITDTMIFNPSDIVTMICKDVDLNFATKDTFTDTAISSTRVNGEHKEKVLQRWEGGDSNGESYDLENDASNGWDANEMFRFNEVKYGVTSTYDASLSMYTVPLEKGNTDTFRQREARAARLANEIEASPQYRHRVGLENDEGKSEEDKYSAVVRDGNDRERGRESPRDREQRERGRDSPGANTRDGKYIPLPQRQREMNRERAERGPGGPPPHNRLSGGYRSNPASSSSSSPRAPLPSAAGPQSGASPSERNSPLSGRGGAYPPHHPQGSPSPNSGPAGPYAPAPQGGPAASASAAPSPSSPPAPHGHGVPHSHSLSDTGRPVNGVSMRTSPKAQRPPQSGRTVRTSNSHAQSTAARSPKSGSSQDTPYLDTSSVSMPPMKTSGPAPLFPVDVNEILGAAAKERAAESLNSTEDGKNTKAPSVQQRSQIEELRKFGKEFRLQPSGGSGSSPSSPAAATPPAVCDVATPGGAQPSPSDAHPASEPKTQTPTHSPSQHPPQPSPGAAVDAATTPGATTSASPTPASDRHSPANPRPARTPGSEEARSELPERTEGVPDQVKKSTLNPNAKEFNPIKPLMPMAKPNTAPTPPRPTPPSPVVLQHPGGQGQLYNAPYLSYIHSVQPPQMYQYTMSAVSQGKFPRTKGPVVAQRSDHGSAGQPMLQAAASATGAQMVASPYPQSYLQYNPQQYSQQQVIQAMAPYPGQPMYSMLQGGARMISQGGGPHPQAMGPPGGPQFSTQGDGSQGPQQGIYAPQSFAHHAGQVHQPQPSSTPTGNQQPPQHAAPSPGQNAQSGPQPQSMYHSGPLSAPTPPNMPQGHTSPQGSFPIQGYSIHSHQGIPQTYPLGQITQAHVQGAMQGPHHSGSHGQPQLVMLQPPPQQGPGSVPQHPQHGPQQGAHQHFYIGHPQAMQLQAHPAPFHQPGN, encoded by the exons GAATCGGACTTCTGTAAAGCCAACATTCCAGTCCCCTCCT GTGTTCGAGGGTGTGTACAACAATGCCAGAATGCTTCACTTCCTCACCGCTGTTGTC GGTTCCACCTGTGACATAAGAGTGAAGAACGGCAGTGTATTTGAAGGCATATTCAAGACACTCAGTTCTCGG TGCGAGTTGGCTGTGGACGCTGTGCACAGACGCAGCGAAGAGGAGAGCTCAACATCACTTCTGCCACGGAGAGAGGATATCACTGACACCATGATCTTCAACCCCTCAGACATTGTGACTATGATCTGCAAAGATGTTGACCTCAACTTTGCTACCAAAg aCACCTTCACGGACACAGCCATCAGCTCCACTCGCGTCAATGGTGAACACAAGGAGAAGGTTTTGCAGAGATGGGAGGGAGGAGACAGCAATGGAGAGAGTTACGATCTGGAAAACGATGCA TCCAATGGCTGGGATGCCAATGAGATGTTCCGTTTCAATGAAGTCAAATATGGAGTCACGTCAACATATGATGCCAGCCTTTCCATGTATAC TGTGCCACTGGAGAAGGGCAACACCGACACGTTTCGTCAGAGGGAGGCGCGCGCCGCTCGCCTGGCCAACGAGATCGAGGCCAGCCCCCAGTATCGCCATCGCGTCGGCCTTGAAAATGATGAGGGCAAAAGCGAGGAGGACAAATACAGTGCCGTGGTGCGCGACGGCAACGACCGCGAGAGGGGTCGGGAGAGCCCCCGCGACCGAGAGCAGCGCGAAAGGGGCCGAGACAGCCCCGGGGCCAACaccag GGATGGCAAATACATTCCATTACCTCAGCGACAGAGAGAGATGAACCGGGAGCGAGCCGAGCGAGGTCCCGGCGGGCCCCCGCCCCACAACCGTCTAAGCGGGGGTTATCGGTCCAACCCtgcgtcgtcctcctcctcctcccccagagCCCCACTGCCCTCCGCTGCTGGACCGCAGTCCGGCGCCTCCCCGTCAGAGAGAAACAGCCCCCTGTCGGGCCGAGGTGGAGCCTACCCGCCCCACCACCCCCAGGGGAGCCCGAGCCCCAACTCCGGCCCCGCCGGCCCGTACGCGCCGGCCCCTCAAGGAGGACCAGCGGCCTCGGCTTCCGCCGCTCCGTCGCCATCCAGCCCCCCTGCTCCCCACGGACACGGGGTCCCTCATTCCCACTCGCTGTCTGACACCGGGCGGCCCGTCAATGGAG tCTCTATGAGAACTTCTCCTAAAGCCCAAAGACCTCCACAGTCGGGCAGAACAGTCCGTACTTCGAACTCTCATGCTCAGTCCACAG CTGCTCGTTCTCCTAAATCAGGTTCTTCCCAGGACACGCCTTATTTGGACACCTCGTCCGTCTCTATGCCTCCCATGAAGACGTCTGGCCCCGCCCCTCTCTTCCCTGTCGATG TGAATGAGATTCTTGGTGCAGCTGCAAAGGAACGCGCCGCAGAGAGTCTGAACAGCACCGAGGACGGCAAGAACACTAAAG ccCCCTCTGTTCAGCAAAGGTCGCAGATTGAGGAGCTGCGTAAATTTGGCAAGGAATTCAGG CTCCAGCCGAGTGGAGGCAGCGGCAGTTCGCCCAGCTCCCCGGCGGCAGCGACTCCGCCTGCCGTCTGTGACGTCGCTACACCCGGCGGCGCCCAGCCCTCGCCATCGGACGCCCACCCCGCCTCGGAGCCCAAAACCCAGACTCCGACTCACAGTCCTTCCCAGCACCCACCTCAACCTTCCCCGGGCGCCGCCGTGGACGCCGCAACGACACCCGGCGCCACGACAAGCGCCAGCCCGACACCCGCTTCAGACAGGCACTCGCCAGCCAACCCGCGGCCAGCCAGGACCCCGGGCAGCGAGGAGGCCAGGTCCGAGTTACCGGAGCGGACGGAGGGCGTGCCGGA CCAAGTGAAGAAATCGACCTTAAACCCCAACGCTAAAGAGTTCAACCCCATTAAACCTCTAATGCCGATG GCGAAGCCCAACACTGCGCCAACCCCCCCTCGGCCAACTCCTCCCAGCCCGGTGGTCCTTCAGCACCCAGGCGGACAGGGACAACTGTACAACGCCCCCTACCTCTCCTACATCCACTCTGTGCAG CCCCCACAAATGTACCAGTACACCATGTCTGCTGTCAGCCAGGGAAAATTCCCCAGGACCAAAG gaccCGTCGTGGCGCAGCGCTCTGATCACGGCTCTGCAGGACAGCCCAtgctgcaggctgcagcgtcAGCGACTGGGGCCCAGATGGTAGCGTCGCCCTACCCTCAGTCCTACCTTCAGTACAACCCACAGCAGTACAGCCAGCAGCAGGTCATCCAGGCCATGGCGCCGTACCCCGGACAG CCGATGTACTCCATGCTGCAAGGTGGAGCGAGGATGATCAGTCAAGGTGGGGGTCCCCACCCGCAAGCCATGGGTCCACCCGGAGGCCCCCAGTTCTCTACGCAGGGAGACGGATCTCAGGGACCGCAGCAGGGAATCTACG CTCCACAGTCCTTCGCCCACCACGCGGGACAAGTCCATCAGCCGCAGCCCTCCAGCACCCCGACAGGCAACCAGCAGCCTCCCCAGCACGCTGCGCCTAGTCCTGGTCAG aaTGCCCAGTCAGGCCCACAGCCCCAGTCCATGTACCACTCCGGTCCCCTTTCAGCACCTACCCCACCCAACATGCCGCAGGGCCACACGTCTCCACAAGGCTCTTTCCCCATTCAGGGCTACAGCATCCACAGCCACCAGGGAATCCCACAGACGTACCCCCTCGGACAGATAACGCAG gcccacGTACAGGGAGCCATGCAGGGCCCCCACCACTCGGGGAGCCACGGTCAGCCCCAGTTGGTGATGTTGCAGCCGCCTCCTCAGCAGGGCCCCGGCTCGGTGCCCCAGCATCCCCAGCATGGGCCGCAGCAAGGAGCGCACCAACACTTCTACATCGGACACCCGCAAG caATGCAGCTACAAGCGCACCCCGCTCCCTTCCATCAGCCCGGAAACTAA
- the LOC120819068 gene encoding ataxin-2-like protein isoform X4, with protein sequence MLKQQPGSGGRKASNGTSGPVGMSPPVSGINSGNRAPAGRNRTSVKPTFQSPPVFEGVYNNARMLHFLTAVVGSTCDIRVKNGSVFEGIFKTLSSRCELAVDAVHRRSEEESSTSLLPRREDITDTMIFNPSDIVTMICKDVDLNFATKDTFTDTAISSTRVNGEHKEKVLQRWEGGDSNGESYDLENDASNGWDANEMFRFNEVKYGVTSTYDASLSMYTVPLEKGNTDTFRQREARAARLANEIEASPQYRHRVGLENDEGKSEEDKYSAVVRDGNDRERGRESPRDREQRERGRDSPGANTRDGKYIPLPQRQREMNRERAERGPGGPPPHNRLSGGYRSNPASSSSSSPRAPLPSAAGPQSGASPSERNSPLSGRGGAYPPHHPQGSPSPNSGPAGPYAPAPQGGPAASASAAPSPSSPPAPHGHGVPHSHSLSDTGRPVNGVSMRTSPKAQRPPQSGRTVRTSNSHAQSTAARSPKSGSSQDTPYLDTSSVSMPPMKTSGPAPLFPVDVNEILGAAAKERAAESLNSTEDGKNTKAPSVQQRSQIEELRKFGKEFRLQPSGGSGSSPSSPAAATPPAVCDVATPGGAQPSPSDAHPASEPKTQTPTHSPSQHPPQPSPGAAVDAATTPGATTSASPTPASDRHSPANPRPARTPGSEEARSELPERTEGVPDQVKKSTLNPNAKEFNPIKPLMPMAKPNTAPTPPRPTPPSPVVLQHPGGQGQLYNAPYLSYIHSVQPPQMYQYTMSAVSQGKFPRTKGPVVAQRSDHGSAGQPMLQAAASATGAQMVASPYPQSYLQYNPQQYSQQQVIQAMAPYPGQLFSPPLQPMYSMLQGGARMISQGGGPHPQAMGPPGGPQFSTQGDGSQGPQQGIYAPQSFAHHAGQVHQPQPSSTPTGNQQPPQHAAPSPGQNAQSGPQPQSMYHSGPLSAPTPPNMPQGHTSPQGSFPIQGYSIHSHQGIPQTYPLGQITQAHVQGAMQGPHHSGSHGQPQLVMLQPPPQQGPGSVPQHPQHGPQQGAHQHFYIGHPQAFISENTWRR encoded by the exons GAATCGGACTTCTGTAAAGCCAACATTCCAGTCCCCTCCT GTGTTCGAGGGTGTGTACAACAATGCCAGAATGCTTCACTTCCTCACCGCTGTTGTC GGTTCCACCTGTGACATAAGAGTGAAGAACGGCAGTGTATTTGAAGGCATATTCAAGACACTCAGTTCTCGG TGCGAGTTGGCTGTGGACGCTGTGCACAGACGCAGCGAAGAGGAGAGCTCAACATCACTTCTGCCACGGAGAGAGGATATCACTGACACCATGATCTTCAACCCCTCAGACATTGTGACTATGATCTGCAAAGATGTTGACCTCAACTTTGCTACCAAAg aCACCTTCACGGACACAGCCATCAGCTCCACTCGCGTCAATGGTGAACACAAGGAGAAGGTTTTGCAGAGATGGGAGGGAGGAGACAGCAATGGAGAGAGTTACGATCTGGAAAACGATGCA TCCAATGGCTGGGATGCCAATGAGATGTTCCGTTTCAATGAAGTCAAATATGGAGTCACGTCAACATATGATGCCAGCCTTTCCATGTATAC TGTGCCACTGGAGAAGGGCAACACCGACACGTTTCGTCAGAGGGAGGCGCGCGCCGCTCGCCTGGCCAACGAGATCGAGGCCAGCCCCCAGTATCGCCATCGCGTCGGCCTTGAAAATGATGAGGGCAAAAGCGAGGAGGACAAATACAGTGCCGTGGTGCGCGACGGCAACGACCGCGAGAGGGGTCGGGAGAGCCCCCGCGACCGAGAGCAGCGCGAAAGGGGCCGAGACAGCCCCGGGGCCAACaccag GGATGGCAAATACATTCCATTACCTCAGCGACAGAGAGAGATGAACCGGGAGCGAGCCGAGCGAGGTCCCGGCGGGCCCCCGCCCCACAACCGTCTAAGCGGGGGTTATCGGTCCAACCCtgcgtcgtcctcctcctcctcccccagagCCCCACTGCCCTCCGCTGCTGGACCGCAGTCCGGCGCCTCCCCGTCAGAGAGAAACAGCCCCCTGTCGGGCCGAGGTGGAGCCTACCCGCCCCACCACCCCCAGGGGAGCCCGAGCCCCAACTCCGGCCCCGCCGGCCCGTACGCGCCGGCCCCTCAAGGAGGACCAGCGGCCTCGGCTTCCGCCGCTCCGTCGCCATCCAGCCCCCCTGCTCCCCACGGACACGGGGTCCCTCATTCCCACTCGCTGTCTGACACCGGGCGGCCCGTCAATGGAG tCTCTATGAGAACTTCTCCTAAAGCCCAAAGACCTCCACAGTCGGGCAGAACAGTCCGTACTTCGAACTCTCATGCTCAGTCCACAG CTGCTCGTTCTCCTAAATCAGGTTCTTCCCAGGACACGCCTTATTTGGACACCTCGTCCGTCTCTATGCCTCCCATGAAGACGTCTGGCCCCGCCCCTCTCTTCCCTGTCGATG TGAATGAGATTCTTGGTGCAGCTGCAAAGGAACGCGCCGCAGAGAGTCTGAACAGCACCGAGGACGGCAAGAACACTAAAG ccCCCTCTGTTCAGCAAAGGTCGCAGATTGAGGAGCTGCGTAAATTTGGCAAGGAATTCAGG CTCCAGCCGAGTGGAGGCAGCGGCAGTTCGCCCAGCTCCCCGGCGGCAGCGACTCCGCCTGCCGTCTGTGACGTCGCTACACCCGGCGGCGCCCAGCCCTCGCCATCGGACGCCCACCCCGCCTCGGAGCCCAAAACCCAGACTCCGACTCACAGTCCTTCCCAGCACCCACCTCAACCTTCCCCGGGCGCCGCCGTGGACGCCGCAACGACACCCGGCGCCACGACAAGCGCCAGCCCGACACCCGCTTCAGACAGGCACTCGCCAGCCAACCCGCGGCCAGCCAGGACCCCGGGCAGCGAGGAGGCCAGGTCCGAGTTACCGGAGCGGACGGAGGGCGTGCCGGA CCAAGTGAAGAAATCGACCTTAAACCCCAACGCTAAAGAGTTCAACCCCATTAAACCTCTAATGCCGATG GCGAAGCCCAACACTGCGCCAACCCCCCCTCGGCCAACTCCTCCCAGCCCGGTGGTCCTTCAGCACCCAGGCGGACAGGGACAACTGTACAACGCCCCCTACCTCTCCTACATCCACTCTGTGCAG CCCCCACAAATGTACCAGTACACCATGTCTGCTGTCAGCCAGGGAAAATTCCCCAGGACCAAAG gaccCGTCGTGGCGCAGCGCTCTGATCACGGCTCTGCAGGACAGCCCAtgctgcaggctgcagcgtcAGCGACTGGGGCCCAGATGGTAGCGTCGCCCTACCCTCAGTCCTACCTTCAGTACAACCCACAGCAGTACAGCCAGCAGCAGGTCATCCAGGCCATGGCGCCGTACCCCGGACAG ctcttttctccccctcttcagCCGATGTACTCCATGCTGCAAGGTGGAGCGAGGATGATCAGTCAAGGTGGGGGTCCCCACCCGCAAGCCATGGGTCCACCCGGAGGCCCCCAGTTCTCTACGCAGGGAGACGGATCTCAGGGACCGCAGCAGGGAATCTACG CTCCACAGTCCTTCGCCCACCACGCGGGACAAGTCCATCAGCCGCAGCCCTCCAGCACCCCGACAGGCAACCAGCAGCCTCCCCAGCACGCTGCGCCTAGTCCTGGTCAG aaTGCCCAGTCAGGCCCACAGCCCCAGTCCATGTACCACTCCGGTCCCCTTTCAGCACCTACCCCACCCAACATGCCGCAGGGCCACACGTCTCCACAAGGCTCTTTCCCCATTCAGGGCTACAGCATCCACAGCCACCAGGGAATCCCACAGACGTACCCCCTCGGACAGATAACGCAG gcccacGTACAGGGAGCCATGCAGGGCCCCCACCACTCGGGGAGCCACGGTCAGCCCCAGTTGGTGATGTTGCAGCCGCCTCCTCAGCAGGGCCCCGGCTCGGTGCCCCAGCATCCCCAGCATGGGCCGCAGCAAGGAGCGCACCAACACTTCTACATCGGACACCCGCAAG CATTCATCAGTGAAAACACTTGGCGTCGCTGA